CAAAAAATATTAGATATGTTAAAAATAGCATTAATTGAAGAACAAAATATAGAATTAGCTTTAAATGTAAGTAATATTTTACTAACATTAAAACCTAAAGATCCATATGAAATTCGAGATAGAGGATTAATCTTCTCTCAATTAAATTGTTATCGTGCAGCTCTTTCAGATTTATTATATTTTGTTGAACAACGTCCGGAAGATCCTGTTAGTGATATTATTAAAATGCAAATTCATTCCATTGAACAAAAAAAGATTACTTTTCATTAAACACGATTATTATTTTAAAAAATTGTTTTATGAATAGTATTTTTGTAATGATTTTTTATTTTTTAAATAATAGATTTATATAAAATGAGATATCTATGAAAAAAGAATTGATTTTAGTTCTAAATTGTGGAAGTTCTTCAGTTAAATTTTCAATTATTGACCCTATTGAAGAAATTACTTATATTGACGGAATAATAGAAACTATAAATAATATTACATCTTTAAAAATACAGGATTTTATAAACAATAAAAAATTATTTAAAAAATTTGATAAAATAGATTCATATAAACAGTTAATTATATTAATTTTTGATATATTACATGATAAATATAAAAATTATTTGAATAATATAATTGGAATTGGACATAGAGTGGTTCATGGGGGAAAAAATTTAAAAAAATCTATGATTATTAATTCTAGCGTTTTATTGGAAATTCAAAAATCATCTGTTTTTGCCCCTCTTCATAACCCATTTCATTTGTTAGCTATTAATATAGCATTAAAAAAAATATTAAAATTAGCAAAAGTTAATGTAGCAGTATTTGATACTGCATTTCATCATACGATCCCTAAAGAATCATTTTTATATGCTATACCTTATTATTTTTATTCTGATCATTCTATTCGTAGATACGGTGCTCATGGTATTAATCACTTTTATGTAACTAAAAAATGCTCTTTTTTTTTAAAAAAATCTATTAATCAATTAAACGTTATTAGTTGTCATTTAGGTAGTGGCTCTTCTATTACAGCGGTAGTTAATGGTAAATCAGTAGATACTTCTATGGGTTTAACTCCATTGGAAGGATTAGTAATGGGAACTCGATGCGGAGATATTGATCCATCTATTATTTTTTACATGATTAAAGAATTAGGAATTTCTCTTGATAAGGCACAAAAAATATTAACTAAATATTCAGGAGTATTAGGTATTAGTTCAATTTCCAATGATTTTAGAGAGTTAGAAGAGAAATATAATGTTAATAAGAAAGCAAAATTAT
The window above is part of the Buchnera aphidicola (Cinara piceae) genome. Proteins encoded here:
- a CDS encoding acetate/propionate family kinase → MKKELILVLNCGSSSVKFSIIDPIEEITYIDGIIETINNITSLKIQDFINNKKLFKKFDKIDSYKQLIILIFDILHDKYKNYLNNIIGIGHRVVHGGKNLKKSMIINSSVLLEIQKSSVFAPLHNPFHLLAINIALKKILKLAKVNVAVFDTAFHHTIPKESFLYAIPYYFYSDHSIRRYGAHGINHFYVTKKCSFFLKKSINQLNVISCHLGSGSSITAVVNGKSVDTSMGLTPLEGLVMGTRCGDIDPSIIFYMIKELGISLDKAQKILTKYSGVLGISSISNDFRELEEKYNVNKKAKLSIDIFCHRVAKYICGYSSLMCGRLDAVIFTGGIGENSSFIRQKIIDKLSLIGCFIDSKNNLNNNKKTIFINSIKSIPILVISANENQIIAKETYNLIK